Proteins encoded together in one Triticum dicoccoides isolate Atlit2015 ecotype Zavitan chromosome 7B, WEW_v2.0, whole genome shotgun sequence window:
- the LOC119339882 gene encoding glyceraldehyde-3-phosphate dehydrogenase 2, cytosolic-like — MAPIKIGINGFGRIGRLVAKVALQSPDVELVAVNDPFITTDYMTYMFKYDTVHGQWKHHEVKVKDSKTLLFGEKEVAVFGCRNPEEIPWAAAGAEYVVESTGVFIDKDKAVAHIKGGAKKVIISAPSKDAPMFVCGVNEKEYKSDIDIVSNASCTTNCLAPLAKVINDRFDIVEGLMTTVHAITATQKTVDGPSSKDWRGGRAASFNIIPSSTGAAKAVGKVLPELNGKLTRMAFRVPTVDVSVVDLTVRLVKLATYDQIKAAIK, encoded by the exons ATGG CTCCGATCAAGATCGGCATCAATG GTTTCGGCCGGATCGGCAGGCTTGTGGCCAAGGTTGCGCTCCAGAGCCCCGATGTCGAGCTCGTCGCCGTCAACGACCCCTTCATCACCACCGACTACATG ACCTACATGTTCAAGTATGACACTGTCCACGGACAGTGGAAGCACCATGAAGTTAAGGTGAAGGACTCCAAGACCCTTCTCTTCGGTGAGAAGGAGGTTGCTGTGTTTGGATGCAG GAACCCTGAGGAGATCCCATGGGCTGCTGCTGGTGCTGAGTACGTTGTTGAGTCCACCGGTGTTTTCATCGACAAGGATAAGGCTGTAGCTCACATTAAG GGTGGTGCCAAGAAGGTCATCATTTCTGCTCCCAGCAAGGATGCTCCCATGTTTGTCTGTGGTGTCAATGAGAAGGAATACAAGTCTGATATCGACATTGTCTCCAACGCTAGCTGCACCACTAACTGCCTTGCTCCTCTTGCTAAG GTTATCAATGACAGGTTTGACATCGTTGAGGGTTTGATGACCACAGTTCATGCCATCACTG CAACCCAGAAGACTGTTGATGGTCCTTCCAGCAAGGACTGGAGAGGTGGAAGGGCTGCCAGCTTCAACATCATTCCAAGCAGCACTGGTGCAGCAAAG GCTGTTGGCAAGGTGCTCCCAGAGCTTAACGGAAAGTTGACTAGAATGGCCTTCCGCGTTCCCACTGTTGATGTTTCTGTTGTTGATCTGACTGTTAGACTTGTGAAGCTAGCAACCTATGATCAGATTAAGGCTGCTATCAAGTGA